From Anolis carolinensis isolate JA03-04 unplaced genomic scaffold, rAnoCar3.1.pri scaffold_8, whole genome shotgun sequence, a single genomic window includes:
- the cds2 gene encoding phosphatidate cytidylyltransferase 2, with amino-acid sequence MSELRQRPGRDAGGQQDSEGKDSEAENKVGETASDSEGKAEAAPPAPVDDTPEVLNRALSNMSSRWKNWWVRGILTLAMIVFFFIIIYLGPMVLMMIVMCVQIKCFHEIITIGYNVYHSYELPWFRTLSWYFLLCVNYFFYGETATDYFFTLVQREEPLRILSKYHRFISFALYLTGFCMFVLSLVKKHYRLQFYMFGWTHVTLLIVVTQSHLIIHNLFEGMIWFIVPISCVICNDIMAYMFGFFFGRTPLIKLSPKKTWEGFIGGFFATVVFGLLLSYVMSGYRCFTCPVEFNNDSNSFTVDCQPSELFQLQDYNVPAVLQSLIGWKTVRMFPFQIHSIALSTFASLIGPFGGFFASGFKRAFKIKDFANTIPGHGGIMDRFDCQYLMATFVNVYIASFIRGPNPSKLIQQLLTLRPEQQLSIFHTLKAHLVDRGVLAAPEEA; translated from the exons GATTCAGAGGCGGAGAACAAAGTGGGCGAGACGGCCTCGGACAGCGAGGGCAAGGCGGAGGCGGCCCCCCCGGCCCCCGTGGACGACACGCCCGAGGTCCTCAACCGGGCCCTCTCCAACATGTCCTCCAG GTGGAAGAACTGGTGGGTGAGAGGCATCCTGACCCTGGCCATGAtcgtcttcttcttcatcatcatctactTGGGGCCCATGGTGCTGATGATGATT GTGATGTGCGTCCAGATCAAGTGCTTCCACGAAATCATCACCATCGGCTACAACGTCTACCACTCCTACGAACTGCCCTGGTTCCGGACGCTCAGCTG GTATTTCCTGCTCTGTGTGAACTACTTCTTCTACGGGGAGACGGCCACGGACTACTTCTTCACGCTGGTCCAGCGCGAGGAGCCCCTGCGCATCCTGAGCAAGTACCACCGCTTCATCTCCTTCGCCCTTTACCTGACAG gTTTCTGCATGTTCGTCTTGAGCCTGGTCAAAAAGCATTATCGGCTCCAGTTCTACATG TTTGGCTGGACCCACGTGACTTTGCTCATCGTGGTCACCCAGTCGCACCTCATCATTCACAACCTCTTTGAAGGAATGATCTG GTTCATCGTCCCGATTTCCTGCGTCATTTGCAACGACATCATGGCCTACATGTTTGGGTTCTTCTTCGGACGCACGCCGCTGATTAAG CTGTCTCCGAAAAAGACCTGGGAAGGCTTCATTGGCGGCTTCTTTGCCACCGTGGTTTTTGGACTTCTG CTCTCGTACGTCATGTCGGGCTACCGGTGCTTCACGTGCCCCGTGGAGTTCAACAACGACAGCAACAGCTTCACCGTGGACTGCCAACCCTCCGAGCTCTTCCAGCTGCAGGACTACAACGTCCCCGCCGTGCTCCAGTCCCTCATCGGATGG aAAACGGTCCGGATGTTCCCCTTCCAGATCCACAGCATCGCGCTCTCCACCTTCGCCTCCCTCATCGGCCCCTTCGGAGGGTTTTTTGCCAGCGGCTTCAAGAGGGCCTTCAAGATCAAG GACTTTGCCAACACCATCCCGGGCCACGGGGGCATCATGGACCGCTTTGACTGCCAGTACCTGATGGCCACCTTCGTCAACGTCTACATCGCCAGCTTCATCAG GGGCCCGAACCCGAGCAAGCTCATCCAGCAGCTGTTGACCCTCCGGCCGGAGCAGCAGCTGAGCATCTTCCACACGCTGAAGGCCCACCTGGTGGACCGGGGGGTCCTGGCCGCGCCCGAGGAGGCCTAG